Part of the Cereibacter sphaeroides 2.4.1 genome, TTGCGGGTGAAGAACCCGTGGCGGAAGGGGGCCAGAGCATCGGCCGTGATCAGTTCCATCATGCGTCAAATCCTGCGGGCGCGGGTCCCTGCGGCGAAAACACCGCCAGCGCCTTGAAGAGCGTTCCCATTTCGGTGGCGTCGGTCAAGCGGCGAGATGCGGCCTCGTGGCTGGCGAGGGCCTCTCCGGTCAGCGATCGGGCCAGCCGCGCGGCCCGCTGCGCAAGGCCGAGGCGCAGGAGAAGCGCGCCCTGCGGGACGAGGGCCGTGCCGCAGGGCGCCGCCGCCTGCGCCAGGGCCTCGAAATCCACATGGGCGGTCAGGTCCGCCTCTCCGGGCGCCGCCAGCGGATCGTCGAACCGGTGCGCCCGCAGCGCCTGCAGCGTGTCGCCATGCGAGCGCCAGCCGCCATAATCCACGGCGAGCGCAAGGCCGCCCGCCGCCGCAATGCGCCGCGCGATCTCGGCCATGATCGGACCGGCAGCCGGGCAGAGCTCGACGACATCGCCCGGCGCCGTATCCTCGAGCCGGTACGCCAGCGCGGCGAGCGACGTCTCCGGGCCCAGACCCCAGGTGAGGCGACCCTCGGTGAGCCCCACCATCCGCTCGCGCCAGCCCTCCGGTCCGCGCACGAACTGCCGGATCGGCAGCGCGTCGAAGAATTCGTTGGCCACGAGGAAGAGCGGCCCCTCCGGCAGGTCCGCGGCGCGGTCGAGCCACGCCGCGGGATGCCCGCCCAGCGTCTCGCGCTGAAGCGCACGCAGCCGCGGCGAGGCCTCCACCAGATGCACCCGCGCCGCCTCATGAAAACCCGGCACTCCGCGCGTCGCGCGCAGCAGGTCTGCCATCAGCGTGCCGCGTCCCGGCCCGAGCTCGGCCAGGGTGACGGGCGAAGGCTGGCCCTGATCGAGCCAGGCCTGCGCGAGGCAGAGGCCCAGAAGCTCGCCGAACATCTGGCTGATCTCGGGCGCGGTGGTGAAGTCGCCCGCCGCCCCGAACGGCTCGCGGGTGGAATAGTAGCCGTGCTCGGGATGAAGCAGGCATTCCGCCATGTAGTCGGCCACCGTGACGGGGCCGGTGGCGCCGATCCGCCGTGCGATGAGGACCGCCAGCGCCGTCACGCGGTCCGCCGGCTGCGCAGAATGAGATAGAGCCCGAGCAGGATCATCGGCAGCGACAGGATCTGCCCCATGGTCAGCCCGTAGCCCGAGATCTGCCACGCGAGGCCCAGCGGGTTGCCGGCGCTCACGAACTGCGCATCGGGCTGGCGCACGAACTCGACAAGGAAGCGCGTGGCGCCGTAGCCCGCAAGGAACATGCCGGACACGGACCCCGGCCAGTGCAGCCAGCCGCGCCGCCAGACGAGAAGGCTCAGGACCGTGAACAGCAGAATTCCCTCTAGCCCGGCCTCGTAGATCTGCGAGGGATGGCGGGCGCAGATCCCCTCGATCCCGGGGCAGCTCTGCGCCGCCTCGCCGGGAAAGGCCACGCCCCAGGGCAGGGTCGTGGGCCGGCCCCAGAGCTCGGCATTGATGAAGTTCGCGATCCGCCCGAGGAAGAGGCCCGGCGGCGTGGCGGCGGCCAGAAGGTCCGCCACCGGCAGGATGGAGATGCGTTCCTTCAGGCAGAAGGCCACGAGCGCCGTCATCACTCCGAGGAAGCCTCCGTGGAAGGACATGCCGCCCTCCCAGACCTTCAGGATGTCGAGCGGGTGGGCGAGATAATGGGCCGGCTGGTAGAAGAGCACGAAGCCCAGCCGTCCGCCGAGGATCACGCCGAGGATCACCCAGGTCAGCAGCCGCTCCAGCTGGTCCTCGGTCATCGGAGGACCGAAGCTCCAGAGCCGCTCCGCACGGATCATGCGCAGCACCAGCCGCCAGCCGATCAGGAGGCCCGCGATATAGGCCAGCGCATACCAGCGCAGCGCGAAGGTCACCCCGAACAGCTCGATCGAGAAGAGTTCGGGCGAGATGTCGGGGAAGGGAATGTAGGACATGGGGTTTCCTTTCGGCCCGGTTTTTCCGGCGCGGCTGCGGCGAAGTCAACCTTGCGCGCAAGGTGGCGCACGACCATATAGGGCCGATCGCTGGAGGGAACCGCATGCAGACCCGCAACAAATTCTTCGACGACATGTCGCAGCTCATGACCAATGCCATGGGCGTGGCGCAGGGCGCCCGGACCGAGGCCGAGACGGCGATGAAGGGCCTTCTCGATCGCTGGATGGCGGATCGCGACTTCGTGACCCGCGAAGAGTTCGATGCCGTCCGCGCCATGGCGCAGAAGGCCCGCGAGGAGAACGAGGCCCTGTCGGCCCGCCTCGCCGCGCTCGAGGCCAAGTCCAAGGGCTGAGGCCCTTTCGGGCGTGGGCCTTCGGGCCCGCCCGCCGATCCCCACGCGCGCCCCACGGGGCAGGACGGCAGACGGCCGCCGTCCGTTGTCGAGGCCCGCTTCTGCCAGTCCCCTGACCGTTCCCTGAAGGCGGAGCGGCGACTGGGCGCAGGGCCCTTCCTTCCTTCCAATCCCGCCATCGCGGCGCAGGCCGAAGCCGCCCGCTCGAAGGCCTCCCGCCCCTGATCCGGGCCGTCTCTGGCCAGCCGGCGGGCCACCTTTCGGATGGATTCTCTGACGAAAGGCCGAGGAGCTTTTCTCAAGACAGGCCGGCTTCGCCATAAATCCGGGGCGTCTCGCGCCGTTCTTTTCGCTAGCGTCCGACCTCAGAGACGCAGGCATGTCCTGCGGCGGTAGGACGAGTGCGAGGGATGATGCAGATGACCCCACTGACCCTGTCCGGGACCCTGCGGCTGCAGGACGCGCCCGGACTGATCGAGCGACTCGCGGCGGCGCTGGCCGCAGGCGACGTCGAGATCGACGCCTCGGGCGTCCTTGCCGTGGATGCGGCCGCGGTGCAGGTGCTCGTCTCGGCCGCCCGCACGGCCGGCGCCACGGGGCGGCGGCTCGTGCTGGCGCAGGACCATCCGGCCCTGACCGATGCTTTCGCGGGCCTTGTCCTCGATCCGGTCCCGGAGGGTCTGGCATGAGCAGGACGGTTCTCGCCGTGGACGATTCTCCGTCCGTCCGCTGCATGGTGGCCATGACGCTGCGCGAGGCGGGATATCGGGTCATCGAGGCCACGGACGGGCGCGAGGGGTTGGAGAAGGCCCTGAGCGAGCCGGTCGATGCCATCATCACCGACCAGAACATGC contains:
- the lgt gene encoding prolipoprotein diacylglyceryl transferase — protein: MSYIPFPDISPELFSIELFGVTFALRWYALAYIAGLLIGWRLVLRMIRAERLWSFGPPMTEDQLERLLTWVILGVILGGRLGFVLFYQPAHYLAHPLDILKVWEGGMSFHGGFLGVMTALVAFCLKERISILPVADLLAAATPPGLFLGRIANFINAELWGRPTTLPWGVAFPGEAAQSCPGIEGICARHPSQIYEAGLEGILLFTVLSLLVWRRGWLHWPGSVSGMFLAGYGATRFLVEFVRQPDAQFVSAGNPLGLAWQISGYGLTMGQILSLPMILLGLYLILRSRRTA
- a CDS encoding accessory factor UbiK family protein translates to MQTRNKFFDDMSQLMTNAMGVAQGARTEAETAMKGLLDRWMADRDFVTREEFDAVRAMAQKAREENEALSARLAALEAKSKG
- a CDS encoding class I SAM-dependent methyltransferase; amino-acid sequence: MTALAVLIARRIGATGPVTVADYMAECLLHPEHGYYSTREPFGAAGDFTTAPEISQMFGELLGLCLAQAWLDQGQPSPVTLAELGPGRGTLMADLLRATRGVPGFHEAARVHLVEASPRLRALQRETLGGHPAAWLDRAADLPEGPLFLVANEFFDALPIRQFVRGPEGWRERMVGLTEGRLTWGLGPETSLAALAYRLEDTAPGDVVELCPAAGPIMAEIARRIAAAGGLALAVDYGGWRSHGDTLQALRAHRFDDPLAAPGEADLTAHVDFEALAQAAAPCGTALVPQGALLLRLGLAQRAARLARSLTGEALASHEAASRRLTDATEMGTLFKALAVFSPQGPAPAGFDA
- a CDS encoding STAS domain-containing protein, with translation MMQMTPLTLSGTLRLQDAPGLIERLAAALAAGDVEIDASGVLAVDAAAVQVLVSAARTAGATGRRLVLAQDHPALTDAFAGLVLDPVPEGLA